From the genome of Candidatus Methylomirabilota bacterium:
CTCCACCGTGCCTTCCAGCCGTTCGCTCCCGGCCTCTCTTTGGAGGACTTCGTCGACGCGCTCTTCTGGAGCTGGGAGGAGGCGGAGCGCCTTCGCGGCGAGAGCCACCGGGAGGTGACGGCGCCCGAGCGCTTCGGCATGATGTTCGGGCGGCTGGGCCTCGGCCAGGGAATGGTGCCCCCGGAGGCGCTCCAGATGCTGCTGGCGACCCACATGAAAGAGCTCTCGAAGGCTGTGGTCTTCCCCGAGCACCACGGTGAGCTGCTGCGCAGTCTCAAGAAGCGTCATAGGCTGGCGGTGGTCTCCAACTTCGACTACACGCCGATGGCGTGGCACATTCTTGAGCGAGAAGCGGTGGCTGATCTCTTCGAGACCGTGGTCGTCTCCGACGAGGTCGGCTGGCGCAAGCCCAAGCCCGTCATCTTCGAGCTGGCGCTCCAGCGCATGGGCACGGCTCCCGGTGACGCGCTGTTTGTCGGCGACCGCGCGGACATCGACGTCGCGGGCGCCCAGAGCGTCGGCATGGCCGCGGCCTGGATCAACCGCGACGGGAGCCCCTTGCCAGAGGGCGTGCAGGCTCCCGAGTTCGAGATACGGGACCTGGCCGAGCTCGAGCGCATCCTGGGTGTGTAGCAGGGTGTCTAACATCTGGGGCGTGTAGCACTGGGGCATCCAGGGCCCGATTCGGCGCATCCAAAGGGCGAGACCAACAGGAAGGCAAGGAGAGGACATGGCACCGACACGGAAAGTGGTCATCATCGGCTCAGGCCCCGCGGGCTACACCGCCGCCGTCTACGCGGCGCGGGCCAATCTGGCCCCCGTGATGTTCATCGGCATCCAGCCGGGCGGCCAGCTCATGCTGACGACGCTGGTCGAGAACTACCCCGGCTTCGTGG
Proteins encoded in this window:
- a CDS encoding HAD family hydrolase, translating into MTPSAVLFDLFDTLVLLDRSRLPEVHVNGKTRRTTAGHLHRAFQPFAPGLSLEDFVDALFWSWEEAERLRGESHREVTAPERFGMMFGRLGLGQGMVPPEALQMLLATHMKELSKAVVFPEHHGELLRSLKKRHRLAVVSNFDYTPMAWHILEREAVADLFETVVVSDEVGWRKPKPVIFELALQRMGTAPGDALFVGDRADIDVAGAQSVGMAAAWINRDGSPLPEGVQAPEFEIRDLAELERILGV